GAGCTCCTATAGCgacgaattttattcgttcttACTCAATTCTCACTTATTCAATTCATTCAGAAGTCATATTACTCAACAAAAGTTAATAACTTAGTAaggtttttatttaaatagtatccatatatatgtataatcttCACGATCCGGTGGTAGAAGAGAGAAACGTGTATAATCTGTGATTGAGAGAAGGGGAAGAGAAGCGATAGAAGAAGGGGCCTTACCGGCTCGCCTCTGGCCTCTCTCTCGATACACCTTTCTCCGGTTCCCAACAGCCGGCGGTGGGCCTTGCTTCCCCTTCAGTCCTCACCGGGACACAGACAAAGTTACGCACCCGGAGAAAGGTCAATCGGTCGGTTGCTCCGCTCGTCGAGTACCAGAGCTCTCGTTAACTGCTCTGTCTGGTGACCAGGTGGACAAATTTTTCCTCTTCGTATCTCCGTGGATGGACTGTgattaaaggaaaaagagacTCGTCGACGAtcttaaacaatattttttcgttgtttaaataacagaaaagaaatttagttCATCGTCCAATCGGTTTGTCCTTCGTTTGTTTAACGTTTCGTCTTTCCGTCCGTGTAGATTTTGGTTACATTTTTCGAAAGATCTTTTTCATTCGGTCACGTCGAAGGTGAGAATAATTCGAAGTGTGTAAGATAAGAACGTGGACGATTTTGGTGCTGATGTAACGGGCTAACCTTGTTCGTTCGTATCGGACCGATTTACATGAGAGTGTACGTCTTCTGTTGGTAATTTCGTGCAGCGCAGCTCCCTGCCAGCGGGGAAACAGATGGGCAAAGACATGTGGAGGCTCTGGTTCACGAaactgctgctgctgctggcGGCTGTGTTACTCTTCGTCGCCGTGGAAACGCGATCTGAGGGTGAGTTTTCTTGTTTTGGTGTCGTATTCGTTGTTCTACGCTTTGAGAATCTTCTATGCGTTGTAGTGCATCTTCGAAAATGAGGGACTCGGACGATGAAGTGATACATTGTGGTACCAGTGACAGGATCTTCAATTTGAAGAAACTGTGGGTAGAGTCTTTGAATCTACGCATCTGTTTCTCCAaacattagaatattttagtaCGCGTAGCCACGAACCCTTGGAAATTCACAATagaattctttcaaattcatGAAACTTTTCActcaaatttctattttttatattactgaTTTTAAATACCAATGTCGTACGTCGTTTTCGGTTCAAGATTGCTATTCCATTTCAAGGAACAGTAAAGGCATGTTCagtattttacgaaatttaccGCCTCTGTAATATTTGAACAGTCATATTCAAATCATCTTACAAAATTTCCATACCACTGAAAACAGAGAGAATACACGAAGTTGCGTGACTATCGAATTGTCGAATCGAAGTTTCatgaaacgaaaaacgttTGGTAGCGCAAGCTTGTTTGGCAGAGTTTTCCCGAGTCTCGTAGCGCTTGTGCAAACGACGACATTTGCATCGCGCAAGCCAGTCGTGGTTGGAAACGCGTTAAACACTTTCTAATTCGTCGCCTCGAGAAGGGAGAAAATACTTGTCGCGGAACGCGTTGTGCAATTCCGCGATGTAGGAAGAATTTCGTCGCGCGGGTACCACGATTTTGGTCGTGTTCGACGTTGAAGAAACGTGACGGATAGGAAGCTAGCTGGTCGAACAACAATTCCTTCGTTGTGACAGCTGTTCTTCCGCATGCAAGTCGATATAACGCGGTTGTCTTCCCATTAATAGGACATCCACTTTTACACGACTTTATCGTAGCTGTAGCTCTCACCAACGAGGAATTGTTCGCGTACCATGTGTACGTGCAATTGTTTTCCTATGTTTAACACGAGGCCAAGAATTATCAGCCGCCTTGCGTGTGTTTATTGTTAAGATGTTCGCTGTTAAGAAAAATAGAGCAAAAAGTAGAGGGAAATAATTTAACACGTTCCTTGTTATTGACCCATAGGGTGCACCGATTCAATTATTAGGTTGTCATATGACATATTCGCTAGAACATTACAGATTTTTTGTGTAGATACTGGGAAGTGCGTCGTGTATTCACAGTGAGGTTTATGGAAAATTGGATGTCGATTTGTGCTTCCTTGGTTCCATATCTTCTCTGAGATATtcacaacgatataacgaatgtATACGAAATTCACATTGTTTTCCTTGATGAATTTACAGTTAGTCATTTTGCAATGAAAATGATACCGTATTTGTTATCAGTGCTATATAATTGCGTTATATTTTATcctattatgtttattatgttatgtttACATTATGTTTATTACAACGTTGATCAACTGCTTATACGAACGAAGAAGCGAACAGAGTTAGaagatattcaaaaatatgaaaaatccTGTGCAAGAATCGaggaataattgaatatattcgTGGGAAAGAAGATAAGAATAAGTGTTAGATCGAGATTGATAAGGGGACAGCGGGCGGTCTCACCTGTAGGAATTAGCGAATGAAGGTAATTTTGAGGAACACATTGCATAAGTTCAATGGAATTAACGTTAAGAGCTAAGGAATACATTAAAGAGATAATACTGTGGTCGGAGGTGTTGCAAACCGCGTAACGGTGTGCGCGACGTAACAATACGTCGCGTAAATTCTTGTGACCCAAATGATCCAGAAAACAAGTAGGAAGACGATGAAGCAATACCTCGTCGAAAACGTTCCGTAGAGAcaaacgtttcttcgtttcaacgCGAAATAAAACGTAAGAAACGCGTCAGAATAAGTCAAAATATTACTTCAGCAACGAATTAAATGCGAatgaataaagtattttttaaacgaccTAGAAATCCTCTCATTAAGTATCAAATTTATACTAGAATATTTTTAGGCTACGGCGTGcaagaatttcttaaaatattcctttggAAGACTATAAATTGCTACCTGTAAAAGATCTTGTTACTTATTGTTACGTATAAAAAACACTATATCAATTTCCCATGGTCGCCACACGCGTTAACAACGAAACAGTCTCAACACAAGAACCTTCCAAAATATTCCCACTTGATTAAAGACAGACAAGCGTCCTAGTTACATTAATTAACCCGTATCAAAGACCAACAATCTCTATCGACGTAGCCGATGAATGATCGTTCCACATGAAAACAGAACGGAAACGGCGACGAACGAAACCGATCTTCGCGAGGCCGACGTATTAAAATTCGAGAGAAATTAGGACCTGCGAACTACtacattagaaaataatgCCGATACTTTGTGTGTTACGAACGGTATAACGGTTCAAGCGGCTTATGGCGCTCAGTCGCGCGCGTTCTACTCTGGTATCCGCTTGTTCGATTCCTCGATCGAATACAAGATCGACGATGCCATGCGCGCACGCTACCGTTCATCATCAATCAGACGTCTACAGCCGGTGTAGATCGTTTGATAACGTCTTTAAGATTCTTATCGTTAATCGAAACGAACCTGCAGAAATGCGCGGGATGTTTAATGTTATGACGCACTCTTCGTTTACGGTCGTGAGTTTAGTACGGAATATTCGCGCTAGAAGCAAGCGTTTTCGTTTTTTTGGAAGCTAAACGAGGGTGTTACAAATGGTTAGAATAGTGCTTTAGTTGAAGATTTTAACAGATTtccgaagagaaagagaataagaAGAGAGgatataatatttagcgaGTGATCGAATTCTATGGAATTTTCTTAATAGGGGAGGGATAGTGATCAGagattctaaatttattattttatattattttgtagtaTTGTTATCAATCGTATCTTCTGCTAAGTTATTAAACCGAATCGAATTTTTACATAGAGCGCGGTGACTAGAAATTCCAAATTCCTCACTTACCAGTCATATGTCCTTGACTTGTCAGAGGTAGCATTATTAACTATCTATCTAACATATGTTACTGACATATTCTCTTACGAAAGCTATCCACTATAGAAATACCAAcaacttaataaaatatcataaacagTTCCAATGAAACGGGTTTCCAAAAATTCAACTGGTTTCTTCACTTAACGGAACATTCACAAATTTTATGAACGTTGCTACAGTTCTAgtaaaaaaatttcctttcttgaAAATGCTTTCTTTGAAAGACTCGCGAGTGATTTCGCGGTTGGTGCTCACTGATGAGAACAGACTACTTTGCTCGgatctttattaaatatgcaTGTAATCATTTGCCAGCACGAGTCAGCTCACGTAATTCCTCAATTAATACAAGAGCGGAATAACGAACGATGACTCGACGTTCACCGGTGAAACGAACTACCTGCAGAATCAGAAAAACAAACTACGAGGTACGCTGCTCACCGCCATCTCTAATTGAACGTCTCGGAAGCGACGTGGTGCGAATTAGTCCTTCCGTCGTGGCTCTATCTTCCGTTGTATCTTGTTGGCGGTGAAACCAGGCAACTAAAGAATGAAACGATTCAGGAAATTCTGTGTTTGTGTGCAACGAGTTTCAATCGAGAGTAatgctttttcctttcacGGATTTTACGTATACGATGACTCGAAGAGATGTTTGATAGGGTGGTTACAATTGGAAATTGCGGTTGGCTAATGACTGATCGACTTGACAACTAGATATAATCCTATGattaatatgaatattgttattttttgaaaGGTCTTTTCgaaagtaggaattttatgaaatacaaagtTCGTGGTTTCCAGATCCGACTatgaaatttacttaaaaactGTGAAAAATTCGTGTTGCTTAGGTTTCAAACATCAACATACATCGATTGCGAAGCCAGTACAAGTGCAAACTCAAACATTGCGAGATCCTTTACTCTCATCAGCGGTTTAACTTAACTTCTTCGattcttcaattaaaaatctttcattAGGTCAACGATTTCTAACATTTTAGCCATTAAGCATTGTATTAAGTTCAACTTTTCGTTTCTGTACTTGGAGAATTTTTCTCAACAACAGAAAGGGATATTAATAGCCAGCTTGTTGCTTTACAATGATCAACCTACTTCAGTCTCCAAGTTCAAAGGTTTGACGCCATCCATAAGTTTCCCAGAATATAATCAACTGAGAAAGATCTAATGCGTGGTGGAAAACAAACTGTGTTGGTGATAAGATCGCCGTTAGCACGGGCTTTAGCAGGCTTGACGCGGAATCCTTTTACACACGCAAACCTAGACAGGAGGATCATCGTATATCAGAGAATCGCGAGCCGCGGACGACTCTTTCACCGCGAAGACGAACGAGCCAGCAGGAATCGTGGCTCGTTAGCAGAGATCTTCGACTCGAGCGACGATCTCTCCTGTTTTGCAGTAGTGAATGGAACACGGAGGTAATGTCCGCAAGGCCAACCGGCGTCGATAAAAATGCCACGAATAATGCAACCGGCCGCCTCTGTTCCGCGCGCGAACCTCGTTTTCCATCCTGATTTTGTTGCTTGTGGTGCAACCGTTCCTAAGAGTTAGATTTTATGAAGTAACTGACGATGGATCCTTGAATTTTGGTTCGCGTCGGCAAGTCGAGGACGTTTCCTGTTTCTTCGCTTCTACTCTCTGTGATAACAGATGGAAAACGTAGTAAATGGTGGTGAATGATAAGTTGCACACTTCTAACCCTCTGTAAGGGAATTAGCGTAATTTCAGCTGCGAATTTCATCCCAttggattttcatttttattgaagaAAGATTAAAACATTTGACTTGACCTAAGGTTGTGTGAGACAGATATTGTAGAACTTTCTCAGGTTTTGTGAAAACGTAGGGGAATAAAGAAATCAGGTATAAACGATCGAGTTTGCCCACGAAGAgttaaacattattaaattactctGGCGCGAAATTCAAATGGGGAttagaatgtaaaatttctataaaagcttttaaaagaaatgtacAAATCTGTGAAGAATTTGATTTCTAGAACGCGAACGTTTTAAACGATACTTTTTGGGTGTTTACTTCTATGATAATTTCGTAATGATACAAATGACGAACAATCGAAAATGTTCCtaataaaaccaatttttGTTGGAAGAGATCTATCATGATGTTagttatatacaaaatatcgtgCTTATATCGtgcatacaatttttatttaaaaaaaaatgattgaaTCTATGTGAGAAGCTATGAGAAGCTCGATTCTTGTCACAAACGAATATTATTCAGGGTTAATGAAAATCGCTGGACGCCTCCTTTTTGCCGATCATGGGAAAGCCTAGTGTTCTCCTATTGGAATAAACCACGGGGAAAGCTCCGATTGTACATTAATGTAAGTGGAAATCTCGGTCGCAGACTGCAAGAAAAGTGAGTTTTAGTCTACCTTTCCCGATCGTTCGATCAGTTTCGATCATTGGGAAGTTCTCTGGAAAGTAAACCAattgaagaatattatattggTGATGGACacagaaaatgataaatatccTTGTTTGAAAGTTACAATTAACTAGAAAATGTCTCGAATATCTCTTGGAGAGGCCGAGAAagcatatttattaataaatttaatccgTTGATTGGTTTACGAATTCCGTTTATTGAAGCTGATTAAGACAACATGATATCAGAATTAACGCAGAGAATTACAGTTTAAGATGTAAAAGATAcgattttttttctaaatgtaGGGACATTGAGCTTTGACTGGTTTCAATTCTACGTAACACAGTTCTATTAGTAAGTTGAAGTAGCATACAAGAAAAGTTTGTATCTGAATTAGATCAACTATATATTTCCTTTAGAAGAAACTATTAAGTCAATCATATCTGGTCTAGATTACAAATTAAAGATTaggtttcattaaaaattcatttcgcaACTTGAGACATTATCAATTCCTTTCACCTCGTCcagtaatatacatatttattttttaaaacattgaaaaccccgtaaaattattcaacaatCCACTTAAATCTTCTTCGGtactaaagaaatagaaaacagaTCTTCAAATACACAAAACGTGTCGTTAATTTCACCGAATCGAGTATTCTCTGGTAAAAAGAACCAgacgacgaaaagaaaaacgaacaaatcTTGAAAGAAAAGGCTCCTTTGTTTCGAGAGAAGATTGGAAATGGTAAGCTCACCGTTGCAACAGTATTTAAACGCTTTTCTCTCCCCTTTGTATGCTCGGTTTGGCGCGAGAACTTTCTCCACCCGAAGGGGAAAAAACCGAACGATGGCTCGGTACTCGCGAGAAATGCCGCTTCTGTCCGTTTTGCGCAATTGTCCGGCCAGCCATCTAAGGGAGACACTCCTTTTTTCAGTGCCGTTTAATTTGCCGAGCTGTCGTGCCGCGAAACGAAGCGGAGACGCGTTTAAGTCTCTGCAAGAATGCGCCGCTTACGCACACCGTCAGGAACTCGAACGTTACGCTACGACTAGATTTTTGTCCCTTTCAGTAATCCGGCAAACATGATCCTCTTTGGAAACTAGCTCGACTTTCTTTTTTAGGCAATGTAGAAAAATTCCCCTTTAATATGATGGAAATTTGGTGCTGGAGCTTTCGTGAAAATAGTTGTTTTGaagcaatttataattttatagactTAGACACAGTCTTTTCTCAACTCCTTAAGCTTCTAGAAGATTTTGAATAGTAGGGTGCCTTTGTTCTTTAGACAATTCATAACATCTTTCTAGGTTTTTGTACAGTGGATGAATTCTCTTTCTTCAGAATATTCGTGATGTTTGTCGAGGATGTTGAAAATTACTTGGAgctatttctttgaaaaattcttctatttagCTTTCTTCTTGCAGGATTTCGTGACGTGTGCCAGCGTTTTTGCCGCTATGAAACGAAACACGTTTACTCTAGAGGTTGGCCAGTTTTAACCTGTAAACGTACGTTACTTTTAAAGTACGTGTcgcataataaaatagttcAGATAAGGTGTGAAGTAGCTTTTTTTGTAGACAAACGCGTCTACAAAATGCGTCCACTTCTTACCTAACACTATTTTTTTAGACAACACATAATGTACGAGTGATTTGCATTTATAGATTAAAACCGGTCATCCTGTATAAATTTCAGAGAActagatataaatatagaacaaacaaaaaaatcataaaattttagGTTTTTTGACAAATTCAGAATTTATTACCACGCACGTTTTTCTTGCGTCTTATTATTTTTGCTTTACTTCGTGGGGAATTAAATGTCAAATTCTTTGTCTTTCTAACTGTCTAAGTGTCACTCTGGTAACCCGCCCAGCTCATTTAACAGTGTTGCACGCAAAGTTCGATTGTCCAAGAGACAGTGGAGCGACATTTTCGTGGCATTTGCGTTACAGCTTTAAATTGTCTATGTAAGAGGATACGATCTacagaaatacatatattatgaaGCAGCGAGGTGCAATTATGACAGTGcattataacaatatattacgGTAATGGtgatataattaaacgttTGTTTTACTTAGGTCCTCAGTGTATTAACCAGCTCGTTATTAACAGagcagaatattttattatcgatgtTATTCGATGTAAAGATTGGATGtctggaaattttaatatgcaaaggatgagatatttcgattaattgaaaGTTAAGAGCCACGTTGTAAATACCCCGGAACCGATCGAAGTGAAACCACGACGAAATATCACGTAGCCCCGTTTTCTCCAAAGGATCACGACGACGCGCTGCATGAGCTCTCGACACGAAGCCAATTAGAAGCGTTAAGGCAGTTTCTGCCATTTGTACCAATCGCATTCTTCTTGGCGAAATGTTGGCCGTGAAAACGTCAGCTGTACTTCATCTTGTTGCATTGTCAATGTTACGAGAACACGTTACCTATAAGTCTGTAATCTCATACATCTCAGAGAAATTTTCGAAGATTGATTTGAAGTTGATTTTCCAATTCTCCGGTGAGCGATTAGATTTTTGTCtagattaaaattacattttgtcaATTTTCGTGTAAAGATTTCGACACCTAGAATTCTACAAAATGTTcggaagaaattgaattttccttaAAGAAGAATTCAAATGCAATTGATCTAtgattaaaaatgtcaaaaattaacattctccaaaaattccattctttaattttaaaggAGTTAAATATCTTagtcttaaaaaaaaaaaaaagaaagatcagGATCGGTTGGTTCGAGCAACAACCTCCTATTAGAAATGAGGAATGAAAGGACAGCGAGTGCATTGGAAGGCCATCGAACAGAACACGGCgagaattgtatttaaaatgcGAGCAAGTTGAATATAACTAGTGGAGTAACAGTAAGACAGATTTCAGACTTGACCAAGGACGAGAATTCGAAAGGGACGCTTCATGTCACGGTCATCGTGAATCGGCGTCCTTACCTCGATGACGTTAATCGACATTTCCCGCTGGTTTCCCAGCCACGATAACCTCGATGATGCTTTTTGCTCTCGTTACGGGTCGATTACATTGAGAGTGTCGCAGGGAAAGTGGAAGTACATccaaatttccttttttttttcgttctctttttttgtggaatattttatGCCGATTTAGATACTGAGAAGTTCA
This genomic window from Bombus pyrosoma isolate SC7728 linkage group LG4, ASM1482585v1, whole genome shotgun sequence contains:
- the LOC122567224 gene encoding uncharacterized protein LOC122567224 isoform X2 yields the protein MYHFIVRVPHFRRCTTTHRRFSKRRTTNTTPKQENSPSDRVSTATKSNTAASSSSSFVNQSLHMSLPICFPAGRELRCTKLPTEDVHSHVNRSDTNEQVHPRRYEEEKFVHLVTRQSS
- the LOC122567224 gene encoding uncharacterized protein LOC122567224 isoform X1, whose translation is MLPLTSQGHMTDPVTGTTMYHFIVRVPHFRRCTTTHRRFSKRRTTNTTPKQENSPSDRVSTATKSNTAASSSSSFVNQSLHMSLPICFPAGRELRCTKLPTEDVHSHVNRSDTNEQVHPRRYEEEKFVHLVTRQSS